The segment GAGAGACGGAAGCGGGTCGTCCCTACTTCGTCATGGAGTATGTGAAGGGCGAACCGATCACGCAGTACTGCGACCGGAACGGGCTCTCGACGAAGAAGCGGCTCGAGCTGTTCGCCCAGGTGTGCGACGGAGTCCAGCACGCGCACCAGAAGGCGATCCTCCACCGCGATCTCAAACCGACCAACCTCCTCGTCACCGACGTGAGCGGAACGCCACAGCCCAAGATCATCGACTTCGGGCTCGCCAAGGCGATGTCCGCCCCGCTCACGGATCGGTCGATGTTCACCGAGATCGGGCAGCTGGTCGGAACGCCCGAGTACATGAGTCCCGAGCAGGCCGACCTCACTTCGGCCGACATCGACACGCGCAGTGACGTCTACTCCC is part of the bacterium genome and harbors:
- a CDS encoding serine/threonine protein kinase, yielding ETEAGRPYFVMEYVKGEPITQYCDRNGLSTKKRLELFAQVCDGVQHAHQKAILHRDLKPTNLLVTDVSGTPQPKIIDFGLAKAMSAPLTDRSMFTEIGQLVGTPEYMSPEQADLTSADIDTRSDVYSLGVILYELLTGALPFSSDALRSAGYDALRKTIREVDPPTPSSRVSSQDAKLQEIATKRRVSPGELRRELKGDLDAIVMTALQKDRNRRYQTVNALAAD